In the Nocardioides panaciterrulae genome, GGGACCGCGGAACCCGAGGGTGGTGCGCGCCAGCGTCTCGGGGATGAGGCTGACGGTGAAGCTGTCGTCGCGGGCCTCGACCACGGTGAGGCTGACGCCGTCGACGGTGATCGACCCCTTGTCGACCAGGTAGCGGGCCAGGCCGCCCCGCTCGTCGGGCACCGGGAGCGCGATCTCGACGACCTCCCAGTGCTCGCTGGGGGTGCGGCTCACGACCGTGCCGACGCCGTCCACGTGGCCCTGGACGAGATGGCCGCCCAGGCGCTTCTCGACGGTGACCGCGCGCTCGAGGTTGACCCGGTCGCCCGGGGCGACGCCACGGAGGCTGGTCTTGTCGAGGGTCTCCTGCATGACGTCGGCCGTCCACAGGTCGACCGCGTCGCCGTCGGCCGAGGAGCCGGTGGCGACGACCGTCAGGCAGCAGCCGTTGACGGCGATCGAGTCGCCCAGCCCGGTGCCCTCGAGGACGGTCGCGCCGCGCAGGGTCAGGCGGATGGCATCGCCCTGCTCCTCGATGGACTCGACCGTGCCGAGCTCCTCGACGATTCCGGTGAACATCAGGCTCCTTCGGGGTGGGGGGTCATCGTGAGGCGCACGTTCGGGGCCTCGCCGGGCACGCCGTCCAGCACGGTCACGTCCGTGACCGTGGGGCGCAGGGCGTCGCCGATCGTGCGGATGCCGAGCCCGGCCACCGCCTGCGGGCCGTCGCCGAGCAGCATCGGCGCGACGTAGGCCACGACCTCGTCGACCAGGCCCGCCCGCAGGAACGCCGCGGCCAGGGTCGGGCCGCCCTCGAGGAAGACGTGGCGACGCTCCCGCGCGTGCAGCTCGGCCAGTGCGGCGTGCGGGTCGCGGGTGCGCAGGTGCAGGGTCTCGGCATCGCCGTTGAACACCCGTCGCCCGGGATCGAGGTCCCGCTCCCCCATCACCACGCGCAGCGGCTGCCGCTCCC is a window encoding:
- a CDS encoding riboflavin synthase produces the protein MFTGIVEELGTVESIEEQGDAIRLTLRGATVLEGTGLGDSIAVNGCCLTVVATGSSADGDAVDLWTADVMQETLDKTSLRGVAPGDRVNLERAVTVEKRLGGHLVQGHVDGVGTVVSRTPSEHWEVVEIALPVPDERGGLARYLVDKGSITVDGVSLTVVEARDDSFTVSLIPETLARTTLGFRGPGDRVNLEADVIAKHVERLLAGGYLTQKDS